Proteins from one Lonchura striata isolate bLonStr1 chromosome 6, bLonStr1.mat, whole genome shotgun sequence genomic window:
- the PTGER2 gene encoding prostaglandin E2 receptor EP2 subtype yields the protein MNGTGRAHGSDGAALPAGARPLVSALMFSAGLLGNLLALALLLRGRRGPRQRPPALFHVLVLALVVTDLLGTCSVSPLVLASYHRNLTLTSLARGGHLCLYFGFAMSFFGLATMLILFTMALERCLALGRPYFYERFLSPRTGLVALPAIYTFSAAFCSLPLVGFGRYVQYCPGTWCFIQMHLEAQQSDGEVAGLNVTFSLLYATLLLFLILAVLLCNLSVIVNLARMHRRGQRTRRVGTPEQPRLATACGRRMFSMAEEIDHLLLLSIMTITFVICSLPFTIRAYVNKFSQEEDGHELDLLALRFLSINSIVDPWVFAILRPPVLRLMRAALCCRLPPAAPDSRTVSSAVTKPVARPELCGQ from the exons atGAACGGGACGGGCCGGGCGCACGGGAGCGACGGGGCAGCGCTGCCGGCCGGGGCTCGGCCGCTGGTCAGCGCCCTCATGTTCTCGGCCGGGCTCCTGGGCAACCTCCTGGCGCTGGCGCTGCTCCTGCGCGGCCGCCGCGggccccggcagcgcccgcccgCGCTGTTCCACGTCctggtgctggccctggtggtCACCGACCTGCTGGGCACCTGCTCCGTCAGCCCCTTGGTGCTCGCTTCCTACCACCGCAACCTCACCCTCACCAGCCTGGCCCGCGGGGGGCACCTCTGCCTCTACTTCGGCTTCGCCATGAGCTTCTTCGGCCTCGCCACCATGCTCATCCTCTTCACCATGGCGCTGGAGCGCTGCCTGGCCCTGGGGCGACCCTACTTCTACGAGCGCTTCCTGAGCCCCCGCACGGGGCTGGTGGCCCTGCCGGCCATCTACACCTTCTCGGCCGCCTTCTGCTCGCTGCCGCTGGTGGGCTTCGGGCGCTACGTGCAGTACTGCCCCGGCACCTGGTGCTTCATCCAGATGCACCTGGAGGCGCAGCAGAGCGACGGGGAGGTGGCGGGGCTGAACGTCACCTTCTCGCTGCTCTACGCCaccctgctcctcttcctcatcctcgcCGTGCTGCTCTGCAACCTGAGCGTCATCGTGAACCTGGCCCGCATGCACCGCCGCGGGCAGAGGACACGCCGGGTGGGCACCCCCGAGCAGCCCCGCCTGGCCACCGCCTGCGGCCGGCGCATGTTCTCCATGGCCGAGGAGATCGaccacctcctgctgctctccatcatGACCATCACCTTCGTcatctgctcgctgcccttcACG ATCCGCGCCTACGTGAACAAATTCAGCCAGGAGGAGGACGGCCACGAGCTGGACCTGCTGGCCCTGCGCTTCCTGTCCATCAACTCCATCGTGGACCCCTGGGTCTTCGCCATCCTGCGGCCGCCGGTGCTGCGCCTCATGCGCGCCGCGCTCTGCTGCCGGCtgccgcccgcggccccggacAGCCGGACGGTGTCGTCGGCCGTGACGAAGCCGGTGGCCCGGCCGGAGCTCTGCGGGCAGTAG